In Actinomycetota bacterium, the following are encoded in one genomic region:
- a CDS encoding PAC2 family protein: MIEIESLPELVDPVLVAAFEGWNDAGDAASGTLEHLQEVWGGRPIAEFDPEDYYDYQVNRPLVGFDDKGKRHVTWPTTRLFVIRVPEPARDLVIVRGIEPNMRWRQFSAELVGLAAELGVTRVVTLGALLADTPHTRPVPVSGSSSDAGLATTLNLEPSRYEGPTGIVGVLVEACTTAGMPAVSLWAAVPHYVAQPPCPKAVLALVRRLEDLLDVTIPVGDLVEEARAWEVGVDELAAEDEEVAEYVRQLEEARDTADLPEASGEAIAREFERYLRRRGPDGA; encoded by the coding sequence GTGATCGAGATCGAGTCGCTGCCGGAGCTCGTCGATCCGGTCCTCGTGGCGGCGTTCGAAGGCTGGAACGACGCCGGCGACGCTGCCAGCGGCACCCTGGAACATCTGCAGGAGGTCTGGGGCGGCCGGCCCATCGCCGAGTTCGACCCCGAGGACTACTACGACTACCAGGTGAACCGGCCCCTCGTCGGCTTCGACGACAAGGGAAAGCGGCACGTGACCTGGCCGACCACGCGGTTGTTCGTGATCCGGGTTCCCGAGCCGGCCCGCGACCTGGTCATCGTCCGCGGTATCGAACCGAACATGCGCTGGCGTCAGTTCAGCGCCGAACTGGTCGGCCTCGCCGCCGAGTTGGGCGTCACCCGGGTCGTGACGCTGGGCGCGTTGCTCGCCGACACGCCGCACACCCGCCCGGTGCCGGTCAGCGGATCGTCCAGCGACGCGGGCCTCGCGACGACGCTGAACTTGGAGCCGTCCCGCTACGAGGGGCCGACCGGCATCGTCGGTGTGCTCGTCGAAGCCTGCACCACCGCGGGCATGCCGGCGGTGTCGTTGTGGGCCGCGGTGCCGCACTACGTCGCCCAGCCGCCGTGCCCCAAGGCCGTGCTCGCGCTGGTACGGCGGCTCGAGGACCTGCTGGACGTCACGATCCCGGTCGGTGACCTGGTCGAGGAGGCGCGCGCCTGGGAGGTCGGCGTCGACGAGCTCGCGGCCGAGGACGAGGAGGTCGCCGAATACGTCCGGCAGCTGGAGGAGGCGCGGGACACCGCCGACCTGCCGGAGGCCAGTGGCGAGGCGATCGCCCGCGAGTTCGAGCGCTACCTGCGCCGCCGCGGGCCGGACGGCGCGTGA
- the metH gene encoding methionine synthase, which translates to MSAPGQPPPRPSLLAALAQRVVVADGAMGTMLQAADLTLDDYHGLEGCSEILNVTRPDVVAGVHDAYFAVGVDCVETNTFGANLANLGEYDIADRIYELAEAGARIAREVADGWSTPDRPRWVLGSVGPGTKLPTLGHVTYAELRDAYQQQTAGLLAGGTDAVLVETCQDLLQVKAAVVGTRRAIAAAGRAVPLLVNVTVETTGTMLLGSEIGAALTVLEPLGVDLIGLNCATGPAEMSEHLRHLSRHARVGLSCMPNAGLPILTSDGAHYPLTPVELADAHDHFTAEYGLALVGGCCGTTPEHLRHVVERVRGREVVARRPRHEASAASLYQSVSFRQDTTYLTIGERTNANGSKVFREAMLEQRWEDCLEIAREQIRDGAHLLDLCVDYVGRDGVADMRELASRLATASTLPVVVDSTEPAVIEAGLELLGGRAVVNSVNYEDGDGPGSRFDRVMRLVREHGAAVMALTIDETGQARTTEWKVRIADRLIAALCDDWGMDIGDIIIDCLTFPIATGQEETRRDGVATIEAIREVKRRHPQVQTTLGLSNVSFGLNPAARQVLNSVFLHECVAAGLDSAIVHASKILPMARIPEQQRDVALDLVYDRRRFDDEGVCSYDPLQRFLELFEGVEATALRAGRADQLAAMPLFERLERRIVDGERTGLEADLDLAMAERSPLQIVNETLLAGMREVGELFGRGEMQLPFVLQSAEVMKAAVAHLEPHMERTDESGKGTIVLATVKGDVHDIGKNLVDIILTNNGYNVVNIGIKQPVTAILDAAQDTDADVIGMSGLLVKSTVVMKENLEEMNSRGVSTRWPVLLGGAALTRAFVEQDLAEVYEGEVRYARDAFEGLRLMDAVMAVKRGEPGAALPQRRERRVRAVRRDPEPEVALPARSDVATDNPVPVPPFWGDRVVKGMALAEYAAYLDERATFLGQWGLKPSRGDGPSYEELVETQGRPRLRMWLDRIHTDGLLEPAVVYGYYPCWSEGNDLVVGWHEGDRFGQERLRFTFPRQRRDRHLCLADFFRPKESGELDVVAFHIVTMGERASQSTAKLLAADAYRDYLELHGLTVQLTEALAELWHARVRAEFGFAGEDDSDRDRLIAKQGYRGSRYSFGYPACPDVEQQAGLVTLLQPERIGVSLSEEFQLHPEQSTSALIVHHPEAKYFAAT; encoded by the coding sequence ATGAGCGCACCCGGGCAGCCGCCCCCTCGACCGTCCCTGCTGGCAGCGCTCGCGCAGCGCGTGGTCGTGGCGGACGGCGCGATGGGCACGATGCTGCAGGCGGCCGATCTCACCCTCGACGACTACCACGGCCTCGAGGGGTGCAGCGAGATCCTCAACGTGACGCGGCCCGATGTCGTCGCCGGGGTTCATGACGCGTACTTCGCCGTCGGCGTCGATTGCGTGGAGACCAACACCTTCGGCGCCAACCTGGCCAACCTCGGCGAGTACGACATCGCCGATCGCATCTACGAACTGGCCGAGGCGGGAGCGCGGATCGCCCGCGAGGTCGCCGACGGCTGGTCGACTCCCGACCGCCCGCGCTGGGTGCTCGGGTCGGTCGGGCCGGGGACGAAGCTGCCGACCCTCGGGCACGTGACGTACGCCGAACTCCGCGACGCCTACCAGCAGCAGACGGCCGGCCTGCTGGCCGGCGGTACCGACGCGGTGCTGGTCGAGACCTGCCAGGACCTGCTGCAGGTCAAGGCCGCAGTGGTCGGTACCCGGCGGGCGATCGCGGCTGCCGGGCGCGCCGTGCCGCTGCTGGTCAACGTCACCGTCGAGACCACCGGGACCATGCTGCTGGGATCGGAGATCGGCGCGGCGCTCACCGTGCTCGAACCGCTCGGGGTCGACCTGATCGGCCTGAACTGCGCGACCGGGCCGGCCGAGATGAGCGAGCATCTGCGCCACCTGTCCCGCCACGCCCGGGTCGGACTGTCGTGTATGCCCAACGCCGGTCTGCCGATTCTCACCTCCGACGGCGCTCACTACCCGTTGACGCCGGTCGAGTTGGCCGACGCCCACGACCACTTCACCGCCGAGTACGGCCTGGCCCTGGTCGGCGGGTGCTGCGGCACCACGCCGGAACACCTGCGACACGTGGTGGAGCGCGTCCGGGGCCGGGAGGTCGTCGCGCGCCGGCCGCGGCACGAGGCCAGCGCGGCGTCGCTGTACCAGAGCGTGAGTTTCCGACAGGACACGACGTACCTCACCATCGGGGAGCGGACGAACGCCAACGGCTCCAAGGTGTTTCGGGAGGCGATGCTCGAGCAGCGCTGGGAGGACTGCCTGGAGATCGCACGCGAGCAGATCCGCGACGGCGCCCATCTGCTCGACCTGTGCGTCGACTACGTCGGCCGCGACGGCGTGGCAGACATGCGAGAACTCGCCTCCCGGCTCGCAACGGCCTCGACGCTGCCGGTCGTGGTCGACTCCACCGAACCGGCGGTGATCGAAGCCGGTCTGGAACTGCTGGGCGGCCGCGCCGTGGTCAACTCCGTCAACTACGAGGACGGTGACGGCCCCGGGTCACGCTTCGACCGGGTGATGCGGCTGGTGCGTGAGCACGGCGCGGCGGTGATGGCGCTGACGATCGACGAAACCGGCCAGGCGCGCACCACCGAATGGAAGGTCCGCATCGCCGACCGCCTCATCGCCGCGCTGTGCGACGACTGGGGGATGGACATCGGCGACATCATCATCGACTGCCTGACCTTCCCGATCGCGACCGGTCAGGAGGAGACCCGTCGCGACGGCGTGGCGACGATCGAGGCGATCCGCGAGGTGAAACGGCGGCATCCGCAGGTACAGACCACTCTGGGACTGTCCAACGTGTCGTTCGGGTTGAACCCGGCCGCCCGGCAGGTCCTCAATTCGGTGTTCCTGCACGAATGCGTCGCAGCCGGCCTGGACTCCGCGATCGTGCACGCCTCGAAGATCCTGCCGATGGCGCGGATCCCCGAGCAGCAACGCGACGTCGCGCTGGATCTGGTCTACGACCGCCGCCGCTTCGACGACGAGGGGGTCTGCAGTTACGACCCGCTGCAGCGCTTCCTGGAACTGTTCGAAGGCGTCGAGGCGACCGCACTGCGGGCCGGCCGGGCCGACCAGTTGGCTGCCATGCCGCTGTTCGAGCGACTGGAACGGCGGATCGTCGACGGCGAGCGGACAGGACTCGAGGCAGATCTGGATCTCGCCATGGCCGAACGCAGCCCGCTGCAGATCGTCAACGAGACCCTGCTGGCCGGGATGCGCGAAGTCGGCGAACTGTTCGGCCGCGGCGAGATGCAGTTGCCGTTCGTGTTGCAGAGCGCCGAGGTGATGAAAGCGGCGGTCGCCCATCTCGAGCCGCACATGGAACGTACTGACGAGAGCGGCAAGGGGACCATCGTGCTCGCCACGGTCAAGGGCGACGTGCACGACATCGGCAAGAATCTCGTCGACATCATCCTGACCAACAACGGCTACAACGTGGTGAACATCGGCATCAAGCAGCCGGTGACGGCGATCCTCGATGCCGCGCAGGACACCGACGCCGACGTCATCGGGATGTCCGGGCTGCTGGTGAAGAGCACCGTGGTCATGAAGGAGAACCTCGAGGAGATGAACTCCCGAGGCGTCTCGACGCGTTGGCCGGTGCTGTTGGGCGGTGCGGCCTTGACGCGGGCCTTCGTCGAGCAGGACCTGGCCGAGGTGTACGAGGGCGAGGTCCGCTACGCCCGCGACGCATTCGAGGGTCTGCGCCTCATGGACGCGGTCATGGCGGTGAAGCGAGGCGAGCCGGGCGCGGCGCTTCCGCAGCGGCGCGAGCGCCGGGTGCGCGCCGTACGCCGGGATCCGGAGCCCGAGGTCGCGCTGCCGGCGCGCTCGGACGTCGCCACCGACAATCCCGTTCCGGTGCCGCCGTTCTGGGGCGACCGGGTGGTGAAGGGCATGGCGCTGGCCGAGTACGCCGCCTACCTCGACGAGCGCGCCACCTTCCTCGGCCAGTGGGGTCTCAAACCCTCCCGCGGCGACGGACCCTCCTACGAGGAACTCGTGGAGACCCAGGGCCGTCCCCGACTGCGGATGTGGCTGGACCGCATCCATACCGACGGGCTGCTGGAGCCTGCCGTGGTCTACGGCTACTACCCGTGCTGGTCGGAGGGCAACGACCTCGTCGTCGGGTGGCACGAAGGCGACCGGTTCGGTCAGGAACGGTTGCGTTTCACGTTCCCCCGGCAACGGCGTGACCGTCACCTGTGCCTGGCAGACTTCTTCCGGCCCAAGGAGTCCGGCGAGCTCGACGTGGTCGCGTTCCATATCGTCACCATGGGCGAGAGGGCATCGCAGTCCACGGCGAAACTGCTGGCCGCCGACGCCTACCGGGACTATCTGGAGTTGCACGGCCTCACCGTGCAGCTCACCGAGGCCCTCGCCGAGCTCTGGCACGCCCGGGTCCGCGCCGAGTTCGGGTTCGCCGGCGAGGACGACAGCGACCGGGATCGGCTCATCGCCAAGCAGGGCTACCGCGGGTCGCGATACTCGTTCGGCTATCCCGCCTGTCCCGACGTCGAGCAGCAGGCCGGCCTGGTCACCTTGCTGCAGCCCGAGCGCATCGGTGTGTCGCTGTCCGAGGAGTTCCAGCTCCATCCGGAACAGTCGACCAGCGCGCTGATCGTTCACCACCCCGAGGCGAAGTACTTTGCCGCAACCTGA
- a CDS encoding HAD family phosphatase: MDGLLVETESLWLAGETRTMAAYGLPWTPADQARCLGGPLHRVGAYMADRIGGAAAATDLVADLVGHMTALLSDRPVQWQPGARRLLEELQDAGVPCALASASPRVLVDAVLADLGTGWFGATVSSDDVERTKPHPEPYQRAATELGVEPADCVVLEDSPTGVAAGLAAGAYVVAVPHLVAIPAGPRTRVVASLRDVTLDQLSAWALAAAA; the protein is encoded by the coding sequence ATGGACGGGCTGCTGGTGGAGACCGAATCGCTGTGGCTGGCCGGGGAGACCCGGACGATGGCGGCGTACGGCCTCCCGTGGACGCCAGCGGACCAGGCCCGCTGCCTCGGGGGACCGCTGCACCGCGTCGGCGCGTACATGGCCGACCGGATCGGCGGGGCTGCCGCGGCGACCGACCTCGTCGCCGACCTCGTCGGCCACATGACCGCTCTGCTGTCCGACAGGCCCGTCCAGTGGCAACCCGGGGCCCGCCGGTTGCTGGAAGAACTGCAGGACGCCGGCGTGCCGTGCGCGCTGGCCTCGGCGTCACCCCGGGTGCTCGTCGACGCGGTACTGGCCGATCTCGGCACGGGGTGGTTCGGCGCGACTGTGTCGTCCGACGACGTCGAACGGACCAAGCCGCACCCGGAGCCCTACCAGCGGGCCGCCACAGAACTGGGGGTCGAGCCGGCCGACTGCGTGGTTCTCGAAGACTCCCCGACGGGTGTCGCCGCCGGCCTCGCCGCCGGGGCGTACGTCGTCGCGGTGCCACACCTGGTCGCGATCCCGGCCGGCCCACGGACCCGCGTCGTCGCGTCGCTGCGCGACGTCACGCTCGACCAGCTCAGCGCCTGGGCGCTGGCCGCCGCCGCCTGA
- a CDS encoding FtsX-like permease family protein, whose protein sequence is MFRTSLRTLVAHKLRLMLTGLAVVLGVGFVAGTYVFTDSLQHAFDQLFVVRSADVVVSREQPLETRRTDSDPSQALDESILATVAAVPGVAAATGVVSADGAVVLDRSGRPVTGPDPSTRGSSWIADPALRALTLVDGREPVTPDEVVLGVSTAQRAGVGVGERLQLVTPRSGGRAVDVTVVGIGQEAVSASFGGGTTVVFSLAGAQAQLLAPGRLSQVLAVAAPGVSQPELERRIDAVVGPQIRTTTGQQLTDDVAERLGTALGFVTTFLLVFALIALFVAGFLIFNTFSMLVAARTRELALLRALGASRRQVRTSVLLEAAVMAVLASTAGLAAGLGLALLLRRLFDAVGVDLPPGGLQLLPRTVVVVYLVGVGVTLVAAWLPSRRAGTIPPVAALRDDVALPVRSLRVRAVAGTVLVLTAVVVAWRSLGVLDDPERAAGVAGLSAFFGVLGLVVLAPVLARPALRVLGAVFGGIVGRLARENGRRNPRRTAATASALMIGLGLMTAIGVIAASTSASTDRVIDDTIGADFVVFGPGFRPFSHNVFEAIRDSPNTRAVAFARQTVARTGSGDRVPVTGSDPAQLAAVIDLDFTTGRLEGLGLGGAAVDSTTAANNGYRVGQVVPLTFPNGAGQLRLQAVYEPAGPFRGFITSVPTITAVGTLEEDSAVYVRAAPGADVAALRAELQRRLTDFPAVQVQDQAQVKEDIRGSVDAVLNFVLALLALAVVIAVLGIVNTLLLSVVERTRELGLLRAVGTSRRQVALMITEESVLLGVFGAVLGVGTGLAYGVLLQRVLAPQGITELAVPVGQLVGFVLVGAIGGVIASVWPAIRAARLDVLRAIAVE, encoded by the coding sequence ATGTTCCGTACCTCACTGCGAACCCTTGTCGCCCACAAACTCCGGCTGATGCTCACCGGCCTGGCCGTCGTGCTGGGCGTCGGATTCGTCGCGGGCACATACGTCTTCACCGATTCTCTGCAGCACGCGTTCGACCAGCTGTTCGTGGTCCGCAGCGCCGACGTCGTGGTCAGCCGGGAGCAACCCCTGGAAACCCGCCGTACCGACAGCGACCCGAGCCAGGCACTCGACGAGTCGATCCTGGCGACGGTGGCCGCGGTGCCCGGTGTGGCCGCCGCGACCGGCGTGGTGTCCGCCGACGGCGCGGTCGTACTGGATCGCAGCGGGCGGCCGGTCACCGGACCGGACCCGTCCACCCGCGGCAGTTCCTGGATCGCCGATCCCGCCCTGCGAGCCCTGACGCTGGTCGACGGCCGCGAGCCGGTGACGCCGGACGAGGTGGTCCTCGGAGTGTCGACCGCGCAGCGGGCCGGGGTCGGCGTCGGTGAGCGGTTGCAGCTGGTCACCCCACGCAGCGGTGGCCGCGCGGTCGACGTCACGGTCGTCGGGATCGGTCAGGAAGCGGTCTCGGCCAGTTTCGGCGGCGGCACGACCGTGGTGTTCAGCCTGGCCGGCGCACAGGCGCAGTTGCTCGCGCCGGGCCGGCTCAGCCAGGTGCTGGCGGTCGCCGCGCCCGGCGTCAGCCAGCCGGAATTGGAACGGCGGATCGACGCAGTCGTCGGTCCGCAGATCCGGACCACCACCGGTCAGCAACTCACCGATGACGTCGCCGAACGGCTCGGGACCGCGTTGGGCTTCGTGACGACGTTCCTGCTCGTGTTCGCGCTGATCGCCCTGTTCGTCGCCGGTTTCCTCATCTTCAACACGTTCTCCATGCTGGTGGCCGCGCGCACCAGGGAACTGGCTCTGCTGCGTGCCCTCGGCGCCTCGCGCCGGCAGGTCCGCACCTCGGTCCTGCTGGAGGCGGCCGTGATGGCCGTGCTGGCGTCGACCGCCGGGTTGGCCGCCGGGCTCGGACTGGCGTTGCTGCTGCGGCGGCTGTTCGACGCGGTCGGCGTCGATCTGCCGCCCGGCGGCCTGCAGCTGCTGCCGCGCACCGTCGTCGTGGTGTACCTGGTCGGCGTCGGGGTGACCTTGGTCGCGGCGTGGCTGCCGTCACGGCGAGCCGGCACGATCCCGCCGGTGGCCGCGTTGCGGGACGACGTCGCGTTGCCGGTGCGCTCGTTGCGGGTTCGGGCCGTGGCCGGCACCGTCCTCGTGCTGACCGCCGTTGTCGTCGCGTGGCGCTCGCTGGGCGTGCTCGACGATCCGGAGCGCGCCGCCGGTGTCGCCGGGCTGTCGGCATTCTTCGGCGTCCTCGGCCTGGTGGTGCTTGCCCCGGTGCTGGCACGGCCGGCGCTGCGGGTGCTGGGCGCCGTGTTCGGCGGCATCGTAGGTCGGCTGGCTCGCGAGAACGGCCGCCGCAACCCGCGCCGTACCGCCGCCACGGCGAGCGCCCTGATGATCGGGCTCGGGCTGATGACTGCGATCGGGGTGATCGCGGCGTCGACCTCGGCGTCGACCGACCGGGTCATCGACGACACGATCGGCGCCGACTTCGTCGTCTTCGGGCCGGGCTTCCGGCCGTTCTCCCACAACGTGTTCGAGGCGATCCGGGACAGTCCGAATACTCGCGCGGTCGCGTTCGCGCGGCAGACGGTGGCCCGGACCGGCAGCGGCGACCGGGTGCCGGTCACCGGGTCGGACCCGGCGCAGCTCGCCGCCGTCATCGATCTGGACTTCACGACCGGGAGGCTGGAGGGGCTGGGGCTTGGCGGCGCCGCGGTCGACAGTACGACGGCCGCCAACAACGGGTACCGGGTCGGGCAGGTGGTCCCGCTCACCTTCCCCAACGGCGCCGGACAGCTACGGCTGCAGGCGGTCTACGAGCCCGCCGGGCCCTTCCGCGGTTTCATCACCTCGGTGCCGACGATCACCGCGGTGGGAACGCTTGAGGAGGACTCCGCGGTGTACGTGCGTGCGGCGCCGGGAGCGGACGTGGCAGCACTGCGCGCCGAGCTACAGCGACGGCTGACGGACTTCCCGGCGGTCCAGGTCCAGGACCAGGCGCAGGTCAAAGAGGACATCCGCGGCTCGGTCGACGCGGTGCTCAACTTCGTGCTGGCCCTGCTGGCGCTCGCCGTCGTCATCGCCGTACTTGGCATCGTGAACACGCTGCTGCTCAGCGTCGTCGAGCGCACCCGTGAGCTGGGACTGCTGCGGGCGGTCGGTACCAGTCGGCGGCAGGTGGCCCTGATGATCACGGAGGAGTCCGTGCTGCTGGGGGTCTTCGGCGCCGTGCTCGGCGTCGGCACCGGTCTGGCGTACGGCGTGCTGCTGCAGCGTGTCCTGGCGCCGCAGGGCATCACGGAACTGGCGGTGCCGGTCGGCCAGCTCGTCGGGTTCGTCCTGGTCGGGGCGATCGGCGGTGTCATCGCCTCGGTTTGGCCGGCGATCAGAGCGGCGCGGCTGGACGTGCTGCGGGCCATCGCCGTCGAGTAG
- a CDS encoding ABC transporter ATP-binding protein, with the protein MPAAVESAALDPVLPAARARGLTKVYGRGETRVVALDNVDLDVAAGRYTAIMGPSGSGKSTLMHCLAGLDSITAGEVHIGDVALRGLSDRALTTLRRDRIGFVFQSFNLVPTLSALENITLPLDIAGRSADPAWLDTVIDTVGLRDRLRHRPSELSGGQQQRVACARALASRPQIVFADEPTGNLDSRSGAEVLRFLRASVDQFGQTIVMVTHDPGAASYADLVVFLADGQVVDTLAAPTAERVLERMRGFDSPAPA; encoded by the coding sequence GTGCCCGCCGCTGTCGAGTCTGCCGCGCTCGACCCTGTCCTGCCAGCGGCCCGGGCGCGAGGACTGACGAAGGTCTACGGCCGCGGTGAGACCCGGGTCGTCGCACTCGACAACGTCGACCTCGACGTGGCGGCGGGTCGCTACACGGCGATCATGGGGCCGTCCGGTTCGGGCAAGTCGACGCTGATGCATTGCCTGGCCGGGCTCGATTCGATCACCGCCGGCGAGGTCCACATCGGCGACGTGGCCCTGCGCGGGCTGTCGGATCGCGCGCTCACCACGCTGCGACGCGACCGCATCGGCTTCGTCTTCCAGTCATTCAATCTCGTGCCGACGCTCTCGGCGCTGGAGAACATCACGCTGCCGCTCGACATCGCCGGCCGTTCCGCCGACCCGGCGTGGTTGGACACGGTCATCGACACCGTGGGACTGCGAGACCGACTCCGTCACCGACCCAGCGAGCTGTCCGGCGGCCAGCAGCAACGCGTGGCCTGCGCCCGCGCGCTGGCGAGCCGACCACAGATCGTGTTCGCCGACGAGCCCACCGGCAATCTCGACAGCCGGTCCGGCGCCGAGGTATTGCGGTTCCTCCGGGCCAGTGTGGATCAGTTCGGCCAGACCATCGTGATGGTGACGCACGACCCGGGCGCAGCGTCGTACGCCGATCTCGTGGTGTTCCTCGCCGACGGTCAGGTGGTCGACACCCTGGCCGCCCCGACTGCTGAGCGGGTCCTGGAACGGATGCGCGGTTTCGATTCACCCGCCCCGGCCTGA
- a CDS encoding PD-(D/E)XK nuclease family protein, with protein MTCPLLYRFRVVDRLPERPSPAAVRGTVVHAVLESLFDLPPADRTLQRAIDLVPQAWERVAAEQPDLAELLFADPAVRRTPVAADDESGGSDAGGGGPAGGERAAGDAGGGDSAGGESAGGAAELRDWLDSMAPLLTTYFELEDPTRLEPAEREMRVEIELESGLVLRGFVDRLDVAPSGELRVVDYKTGRAPGQGFEAKAMFQMRVYGLALWRTTGRVPRMLQLLYLGSGEVLRYAPDEAELRATERKLDAIWAAIERSMRTGDWRPSPSRLCSWCDHQAHCPAFGGTPPDLPSVTTTDVLSADDVLTLRAVERASGGVG; from the coding sequence ATGACCTGCCCACTGCTGTACCGGTTTCGGGTCGTCGACCGGCTGCCGGAGCGGCCCAGTCCGGCCGCGGTCCGGGGCACGGTGGTGCACGCCGTGCTCGAGTCGCTGTTCGACCTGCCGCCGGCCGACCGGACCCTGCAACGGGCGATCGACCTGGTGCCCCAGGCCTGGGAGCGGGTCGCCGCCGAGCAGCCCGATCTCGCCGAACTGTTGTTCGCCGACCCCGCGGTGCGCCGTACGCCGGTCGCCGCCGACGATGAGTCGGGCGGGAGTGACGCGGGCGGGGGCGGTCCTGCCGGTGGCGAGCGCGCCGCCGGCGATGCGGGCGGTGGCGACTCTGCCGGGGGCGAGTCTGCCGGGGGCGCAGCGGAGTTGCGGGACTGGCTGGACTCCATGGCCCCGCTGCTGACGACGTACTTCGAGCTGGAGGACCCGACCAGGCTGGAGCCGGCCGAACGGGAGATGCGGGTCGAGATCGAGCTGGAATCCGGCCTGGTCCTGCGCGGTTTCGTCGACCGGCTCGACGTGGCGCCGTCCGGTGAGCTGCGGGTCGTGGACTACAAGACCGGACGCGCGCCGGGGCAGGGCTTCGAGGCCAAGGCCATGTTCCAGATGCGTGTCTACGGCTTGGCGCTGTGGCGGACGACCGGCCGGGTGCCCCGGATGCTGCAGCTGCTGTACCTGGGCAGCGGCGAGGTGTTGCGATACGCCCCCGACGAAGCGGAGCTTCGAGCGACCGAACGCAAGCTCGACGCGATCTGGGCCGCGATCGAACGGTCCATGCGGACCGGCGATTGGCGCCCGAGCCCGTCGCGACTGTGTTCGTGGTGCGACCACCAGGCGCACTGTCCGGCGTTCGGCGGTACTCCCCCGGATCTGCCGTCGGTGACGACGACGGACGTGCTGTCTGCCGACGACGTACTGACGTTGCGTGCTGTGGAACGGGCATCGGGCGGCGTCGGGTAG
- a CDS encoding CBS domain-containing protein, with protein sequence MSEGYAGGRGPLLRLWGVPVHVPASGVVGVALIAVLWAPNFVLSGAPASQQYALAVIFAVLLYLSILLHEAAHAFAARAFGYPVTKIVLWVLGGFTQYERARPAPGKEAAIAAAGPLTTLAVAGLAYLALAATGDSLDVRAVVVLEALAWGNAFMGLYNLLPGLPLDGGAVLRSAVWALTGSENRGAVVAGWAGRGLAVLMIVTPFALAFARDVRPSLGLVVVAAIFAAFLWTGASDALRRARVNRHIPGLSARRLARRAVNVDADLPLAEAIRRMTAAGARSIVVVDRDGRPIGVGEDAAIAAVPPARQPWLAVSAVARTLHPTAVLPASLTGYDLVEAVTAHPATEYLVVDDEAEQAAVAGSRQVVGVLTTADVENELRTGPHDE encoded by the coding sequence ATGAGTGAGGGGTACGCCGGCGGGCGCGGCCCGTTGCTGCGGTTGTGGGGAGTACCCGTCCACGTTCCCGCCAGCGGTGTGGTCGGCGTCGCCCTGATCGCCGTGCTGTGGGCGCCGAACTTCGTGCTCAGCGGCGCACCGGCCAGCCAGCAGTACGCGCTGGCCGTGATTTTCGCCGTCCTGCTGTACCTGTCGATCCTGCTGCACGAAGCCGCTCACGCCTTCGCTGCTCGTGCGTTCGGCTACCCCGTCACCAAGATCGTGCTGTGGGTCCTCGGCGGCTTCACCCAGTACGAACGGGCTCGTCCCGCACCGGGCAAGGAGGCGGCGATCGCCGCAGCCGGCCCCCTGACGACCCTCGCCGTGGCCGGGCTGGCCTATCTGGCACTGGCCGCGACCGGCGATTCCCTAGACGTCCGAGCCGTCGTCGTCCTGGAGGCTCTGGCCTGGGGCAACGCGTTCATGGGCCTGTACAACCTGCTGCCTGGCCTCCCGCTCGACGGCGGGGCGGTGCTCCGCAGCGCTGTGTGGGCGCTGACGGGCTCGGAGAACCGGGGCGCCGTCGTGGCCGGCTGGGCCGGCCGCGGTCTGGCGGTACTGATGATCGTCACGCCGTTCGCTCTCGCGTTCGCTCGCGATGTGCGACCCTCACTCGGCCTCGTCGTCGTCGCCGCGATCTTCGCGGCGTTCCTGTGGACCGGGGCGTCGGACGCCCTGCGGCGGGCGCGCGTCAACCGCCACATTCCGGGCCTGTCGGCACGGCGGCTCGCGCGCCGCGCAGTCAACGTCGATGCTGACCTGCCGCTGGCCGAGGCGATACGCCGGATGACCGCAGCGGGCGCGAGGTCGATCGTCGTCGTCGACCGGGATGGGCGCCCGATCGGCGTGGGGGAGGACGCCGCGATCGCCGCGGTACCGCCGGCCCGGCAGCCCTGGCTGGCGGTCTCGGCAGTCGCCCGTACGTTGCACCCCACCGCCGTCCTGCCCGCGTCGCTGACCGGCTACGACCTGGTCGAGGCCGTCACCGCCCATCCGGCCACCGAGTACCTCGTCGTCGACGACGAAGCGGAACAGGCCGCGGTCGCCGGCTCGCGCCAGGTCGTCGGCGTACTCACCACGGCCGACGTCGAGAACGAACTGCGCACCGGTCCGCACGACGAGTGA